TCAATGTCGCACGGATGCTTGAGCGGGACGATTTCGAAAAACGCTATAAAAGCGGGAAAAGCATCTCCATTTCCGAATTCATCTACCCGCTGCTTCAGGGCTATGATTCGGTGGAGCTCCAAAGCGACATCGAGATCGGCGGGACGGACCAGAAATTCAACCTGCTTATGGGCAGGTTCCTTCAGCGTGCCTATGAAATAGACAAAGAACAGGCTGTACTGATGATGCCTATTCTGGAAGGGCTTGACGGTGTACAGAAGATGAGCAAATCGCTCAACAACTACATCGGGATCACGGAAGAGCCCAAAGAGATCTATGCCAAGACGCTCTCCATCTCCGACGAGTTGATGTGGCGCTACTATGAACTTCTGAGTGAAAAACCGCTTGCCGAGATCGCGAAGATGAAAGAGGAAGTCGAAAAGGGTGTTCTTCACCCCAAAAAGGCCAAAGAAAACCTTGCACTTGAGCTGGTTACAAGATTCTATAATGAAGAGTTGGCTACACTAGCTAAAGAAGAGTTTGACAATGTGTTCAAAGCCAACCAGCTTCCTTCGGACATGAATGAAGTGGAAGTGGAAGAGGGCATCTGGATCTGCAAAGCCCTGGTCGATGCGGGCATAGAGCCTTCCACCTCGCAAGCAAGAAGAGATATCAAGCAGGGTGCGGTAAGGATCGATCAGGAGAAGATCTCCGATGAGAAACTCAATTTGCAGAGCGGGGAGTATATCCTCCAGGTAGGAAAGAGAAAATTTGCAAAAGTGAAGGTGGGAGCATGACATTTAAACCATTGAAAATCGGAAAATACACCATAGAGAAGCCGATCATCCAGGGAGGAATGGGGGTAGGTATCTCCTGGGACCAGTTGGCAGGTACGGTCTCCAAAGAGGGCGGCCTCGGCGTGATCTCGGCGGTAGGTACCGGTGTTTACAAGAACAGAAAATATCTTGACAGCAAAGAGATGGTGGGTAAAGAGCACAGACCGCTCGAGGCGATCAACTTCTATTCGTACAATGCTCTCAAACACATTTTTGACAATGCCAGGGAGATCTGCGGCGATGCACCGCTGGCAGCCAACATCCTGTATGCACAGAGCGAATACAACCGTGTCGTTGAAGATGCCTGCAAAGCAGGAGCAGATATCATCATCACCGGAGCAGGACTGCCTCTGACCATGCCTGAAGCGGCCAAGGACTACCCTGATGTAGCACTTGTGCCCATAGTCTCTACAGCCAAGGCACTTCGTATTCTCTGCAGAAGATGGAAAAAGACCCATGACAGACTGCCTGACGCGGTGATCGTTGAAGGCCCGTTGAGCGGTGGACACCAGGGGTTCAAATATGATGAGTGTTTCCTCCCTGAGAATCAGCTTGAGGAGATCCTGCCGCCGGTGGTGGAAGAGGCGAAAGAGTGGGGAGACATCCCTGTCATCGCTGCTGGCGGTGTCTGGGACCATGATGACATCGTCAGAATGATGGAACTGGGTGCCAGCGGTGTACAGTTGGGGACAAGATTCATCGGAACGGTCGAATGTGACGCAAGCGATACCTTCAAAAAGATCATACTCGGTGCGAAAGAGGAAGATATCCAACTTTTCAAATCTCCTGTTGGATACCCCGCGCGCGGTGTAAGAACAGAGTTGCATAAACGCATCGAAGAGGGAACAGCACCCAAGGTGGCTTGTATCTCCAACTGTGTGGCACCGTGTCATCGGGGAGAAGAGGCGAAGATCGTCGGTTACTGTATTGCCGACAGATTGACGGATGCCTATGACGGTATTGCGGAGACAGGACTCTTCTTTACCGGAGCCAACGGCTACAGGCTTACAGAGATCATCACGGTCAAAGAGCTGATGGACAAACTGATGAACGGTGAAGAAAAATAGAGTGAAACTCCT
The window above is part of the Sulfurovum riftiae genome. Proteins encoded here:
- the tyrS gene encoding tyrosine--tRNA ligase; amino-acid sequence: MVEQALEEINRGTAEIIDMERIEKLVSKYYEDGTTYTVKAGFDPTGADLHLGHTVLLQKLRAFQKHGGRVQLLIGDFTAMIGDPTGKSETRKVLDRTTILENAQTYQDQVFNILDESKTDVVFNSTWLEALGAAGMVSLTTTFNVARMLERDDFEKRYKSGKSISISEFIYPLLQGYDSVELQSDIEIGGTDQKFNLLMGRFLQRAYEIDKEQAVLMMPILEGLDGVQKMSKSLNNYIGITEEPKEIYAKTLSISDELMWRYYELLSEKPLAEIAKMKEEVEKGVLHPKKAKENLALELVTRFYNEELATLAKEEFDNVFKANQLPSDMNEVEVEEGIWICKALVDAGIEPSTSQARRDIKQGAVRIDQEKISDEKLNLQSGEYILQVGKRKFAKVKVGA
- a CDS encoding nitronate monooxygenase, whose translation is MTFKPLKIGKYTIEKPIIQGGMGVGISWDQLAGTVSKEGGLGVISAVGTGVYKNRKYLDSKEMVGKEHRPLEAINFYSYNALKHIFDNAREICGDAPLAANILYAQSEYNRVVEDACKAGADIIITGAGLPLTMPEAAKDYPDVALVPIVSTAKALRILCRRWKKTHDRLPDAVIVEGPLSGGHQGFKYDECFLPENQLEEILPPVVEEAKEWGDIPVIAAGGVWDHDDIVRMMELGASGVQLGTRFIGTVECDASDTFKKIILGAKEEDIQLFKSPVGYPARGVRTELHKRIEEGTAPKVACISNCVAPCHRGEEAKIVGYCIADRLTDAYDGIAETGLFFTGANGYRLTEIITVKELMDKLMNGEEK